In the Triticum aestivum cultivar Chinese Spring chromosome 2B, IWGSC CS RefSeq v2.1, whole genome shotgun sequence genome, catattggtgtaaagccatgaagaaactccatgttgatgggcttttggaatcacttgattatgaatcacttgatgcttgcgaaccatgcctcatgggcaagatgactaagactccgttctctggaacaatggagcgagcaactgacttattggaaataatacatactgatgtatgtgatctgatgagtgttgaggctcgcggcggtatcgttattttctgaccttcacagatgatttgagcagatatgggtatatctgatgaaacataagtctgaaacatttgtaaagttcaaagaatttcagagtgaagtggaaaatcctcgtaacaagataataaagtttctacgatctgatcgcagagacgaatatttgagttacgagtttggtcttcatttgaaatgatgtggaatagtttcgcaactcacgccacctggaacaccacagcgtaatggtgtgtccgaacgtcataactgtactttattagatatggtgcgatctatgatgtctcttaccaatttatcactatcgttttggggttatgcattagagacagctgcattcacgttaaatagggcaccatctaaatccattgagacgacaccatatgagctgtggtttggcaagaaacctaagctgtcatttcttaaagtttggggttgcgatgcttatgtgaaaaagcttcaacctgataagttcaaacccaaatcggagaaatgcgtcttcataggatacccaaaggagactgttgggcacaccttctatcacagatccgaaagcaagatatttgttgcttagaatggatcctttctagagaaggagtttctctcgaaagaagtgagtgggaggaaagtagaacttgatgaggtaattgtaccttctctcgagttggaaagtagttcatcacataaatcagttctggtgatgcctacaccaattagtgaggaagctaatgatgatgatcatgaaacttcagatcaagttaccactgaacctcgtaggtcaaccagagtaaggtccgcaccagagtggtaaggcaatcatattctggaggtcatgttacttgaccatgacgaacctacgaactatgaagaagcgatgatgagcccagattccgcaaaatggcttgaggccatgaaacctgagcccagattccggtgagaacaaagtatggactttggttgacttgcccgatgatcggcaagccatagagaataaaatgaatcttcaagaggaagacggacgctgatagtagtgttactatctacaaagcttgacttgtcgaaaagggtttttgacaagttcaagatgttgactatgatgagattttcttactcgtatcaatgcttaaaatctgtctgaatcatgttcgcaattgccatatttcatgaaatctggcaaatggatgtcaaaaactacattccttaatggatttcttaaagaagagttgtatatgatgcaacaagaaggttttgtcaattaatcctaaaggtgctaacaaagtgtgcaagctccagcgatccatctatggactggtgcaagcatctcagagttggaatatatgctttgataaagtgatcaaagcatatggttttatacagacttgcggtgaagcctgtatttacaagaaagtaagtggaagcactacagcctttctgataagtatatgtgaatgacatattgttgattggaaatgatgtagaattttctagaaagcataaaggagtgtttgaaaggagtttttcaaagaaagacctcggtgaagctgcttacatattgggcatcaaaatatatagagaaagatcaagacgcttgataagatttttcaatgagtacataccttgataagatttttgtagttcaaaatggaacaatcaacgaaggagttcttgcctgtattgcaaggtgtaaagttgagtaagactcaaaatacgaccacggcagaaaatagaaagagtatcaaagtcattccctatgcctcaaccataggttctataaagtatgctatgctgtgtacaaaacctattgtgtaccttgcaatgagtttggcaagggggtacgatattgatccaggagtggatcacttgacagcggtcaaaattatccttagaagactaaggagatatttctcagttatggaggtgataaagagttcatcgtaaagagttacgccgatgcaagcttttacaccggtccggatgactctgagtctcaatctggatacatattgaaagtgggagtaattatctagagtagctccatgcagagcattgtagacacagaaaatttgcaaaatacatacggatctgaatgtggcagacccattgactaaacctctctcacaaacaaaacatgatcacaacttagtactcttagggtgttaatcacatggcgatgtgaactagattattgactctagtaaaccctttgggtattggtcacatggcgatgtgaactatagagtgttaaatcacgtgacgatgtgaactattggtgttaaatcacatggcgatgtgaactagattattgactctagtgcaagtgggagactgaaggaaatatgccctagaggcaatagtaaagttgttatttatatttccttatattatgataaatgtttattattcatgctagaattgtattaaccggaaaattagtgcatgtgtgaatacatagacaaaacagagtgtccctagtatgcctctacttgactagatcgttaatcaaagatggttatgtttcctggccatagacatatgttgtcatttgatgaatgggatcacatcattagagaattatgtgatggacaagacccatccgttagcttagcattatgatcgttgagttttattactattgctttcttcatgacttatacatgttcctctgactatgagattatgcaactcccgaataccggaggaacatcttgtgtgctatcaaacgtcacaacgtaactgggtgattataaagatgctctataggtgtctctgaaggtgtttgttgggttggcatagatcgagattaggatttgtcactccatatatcggagaggtatctctgggccctcttggtaatgcacatcactataagtcttacaagcaatgtgactaatgagttagttgcgggatgatgcattacagaacgagtaaagagacttgccgataacgagattgaactaggtatgatgataccgacgatcgaatctcgggcaagtaacataccgatgacaaagggaacaacgtatgttgttatgcggtttgaccaataaagatcttcgtagaatatgtaggagccaatatgagcatccaggttccgctattggttattgaccggagatgagtctcggtcatgtctacatagttctcgaacccgtagggtccgcacgcttaacgttcgatgacgatttgtattacgagtttatgtgatttgatgaacaaaggttgttcgaagtcccggatgagctcacggacgtgacgaggagtctctaaatggtcgagaggtaaagattcatatattggaaggctatattcggacatcggaaggttccgagtgattcgggtatttttggagtaccggggagttacgagaattcgccgggagaagtaatgggccttattgggctttagtggagagaggggagaagggccaagaggtggcgcgcgcctcccccctgcccaaaccgaattggacaaggtgtgggggcgcgacccccctttccttctccctctccctctctttccttctctcctactccgaataggaaagggaatcctactaggacttgggagtcctagtaggactccctatgcttggcgcgcccctagtctgtccgcctcctccctccctcctttatatacgggggaggggagcaccccaaaggcactcaagattggtcttagccatgtgcggccccccttcacagttacacacctcggtcatatcgtcgtagtgcttaggcaaagccccgcgccagtaacttcatcatcaccgtcaccacgccgtcgtgctgacgaaactctccctcggctttaactagatcaagagttcgagggacatcaccgagctgaacgtgtgcagatcgcggaggtgctatgcgttcagtacttgatcggttggatcgcgaagacgttcgactacatcaaccgcgttacttcacgcttctgctttcggtctacgagagtacgtggacacactctccccgctcgttgctatgcttctcctagatagattttgcgtgatcgtaggatttttttttgaaatactatgttccccaacagttcttCCCCAAAAGTGAAAATCACATATGTGCTTCTGCatgaagcacaattgtgcttccaTGTGCACAACTGTGCTTCAAGAAAAGTGAAACACAGAGTTGTGTTTTTCAAAAAGTGAGAAAGCACACATATGTTTtccaaaaaatatttgaaaatcaCATATCTGTTTCtggtttctttcttttttttcgttttttttctttttatgtttttttgtttcctGATTATCAAATTTTTTCTGGTTCTTTGGGAAAAGTGTTCGTTCAAACATATTAGCATGTGATCTAGTTTTAAAAATCTCAATGTGAGAAATGCAATAGTGAAAATGGTTCGTGATTTGGACACACGGTTGAAAcagataaaatgttttgaaaaaAACACAAAACTCTCATATTGTGACACATGTCATACATGGAAACAAGAGATAAGAGGAAGTAGGAGGGTACTTTGCAAGGGATATCCTCTGACCTGTGTGATTTCTACGTTTCCTCTTTATTGGCGTCTTTTTTTTTTGTGTGAACAGACcatccaatttttttttttgagacacaaCAGACCATCCTCGTTGTTTCCTTGAGAGAACAACAAAAGAAGCCCACGGGCCATGTGGCGAACCCAGCCCGCGGCCGTACCCGCCCGCCCATTCGCTGCCGCACCGTATCCCCCGCCGCTCTGCCGCCGCGGCGGGAAGACGCACCGGAGGTCGCCGTCGCCGTACCAAGCGCACTGCGCTGCACGGCATCCGAGCCACCGCCTTGCTCGCGTGGTGCTAGCCGTCGCTGCAGTGCTCCTGCCACGGCGTGTGGGGCCAGAGGGGGGATGCGTCGTCTGTGGCCTCCGTGGGctgcgccgccacccgcgccaTGAGCTCCGCCACCGGACTGCTGTTGGCGAGGAGACGGCAAGGTCGAGCggtgatggaggaggaggagctggaggaTCATGCTTTATGATTTCAAGTTGAATTGCCAGCCATCAACTGTAGATGTTCTGCAATTTCTGCTGCTCCCGAGAGAGAGGTAAATGCTACAGTATTCCTTGATCCCTGCTTGCTCATGGAATTATGGAAACCCCGTAAGCTTGCCATTGTGTCTACCTTTGGCGTGCTCCTGTCATCTGGCAATCACCGAATAGTTTACAGTGAGGATTCAACTGCATAACGGACATCTTGTGGTCAGTCATCTGCCCTGTCATCTGGACATCTTGTTTGGTAACTGCATTCAGTGCATCGATCAGCTTCTCCACACATCGTATCTTGCCTCAGAGCCTGGTCAGACTATTCAGAAATGATGTTAGATCTTCATGGACGGGATCTAATGAAGTCATCTAGTTCTATCCCCTGCGCCCTCAGTCCTCACCCACCCTTTCCAACATCTGTCGATGAAATTACAGTGGCACACAACTAGGAGTGTGAAGAAAATATAAATGACTCATTTGATCTGTGACAGCTGCTAATGGAAGGTCTGACCACAGAAAAGTAAATACAAGTCATCTGAGACCGGTCTTGGGTTCTTACGAAGATTTTGCACTAGACTTTCTTGCAACATACCCACGCCTGTCCATGCGAAGCAAACCTATCAGTAGGAAGACGCCATGTGGTATCTGTACTGAAACATGATGACATCTTCTTCTCTTCAACTGTGATGACCAGTTTACTTTCTTTTAAAATATGACCATTGTCTTGAGCGCAAACGTTTGTTGTTTTGTATCACTACCGACCTTATGAGAATTTATGTGAAAAATTTGTGCCAAACAGCGATTTCCTAAAACCAGTTGGAATTCTAATCACCTAAATCATCCACAACATTGTTTCGCGTACATTTGAAGACAAATAGAAATTTTTTTAAACTATTAGTGATAGACAATCTGATTATCCTACAACTGTTACGGTGATTGGCGATTTTACGGGCCGTTCATCCACTGCGATCAAACGGTAGAGAAACTAGAGTTACAAGGAGTTACAAGACTAAAATTACAAATAGTGGTGGGACCATTACAAAACTAGGGTGGGGCTAGTCATTTTCTAAAAGGGTAGTTCTGTCCAATTTAGTCAAGGCCACACAGGACACATCTGGGTCGCTCCTGAttctaaaaaaaaaaaaaatctgggTCGTTCCTCCACTCTTCCCGTAGAAAACATGTTTGAGCCCTATCTGTTCGAAGCAGCAGGGGAGGATAGGGCGGAGCCGCCGGTGACCCCGGCGGTGGCTGTGGCAGCGCAGAGGGGGTCGGCGAGGATGGCCTCTGGGGCGAGGAGGCGGAGCCGATGACCCCGGCGGTGGCTGTGGCAGCGCAGAGGGGGTCGGCGATGATGGCCGATGGGGCGAGGAGGCGGAGCCGATgaccccggcggcggcggcggaggggtccCAGGGGCTCGAGGACCAACGTCTGATGCAGCCGTGGTTCCTCGCCGTCAAGAGCTAGATCGAGCGCACGGCGGTGTAGCCgtcgagaggaagaggaagagcacCCTGCGCCGGTTCAGCCGTGGCGTCACGAAAAAGGCGGAGAGAAAGGGCACCGGTGGCCCCATGAAGGTCGAGGAGGTCGCCGCCTCGTCGTGCAGCGCGCGATGGTGGACCGATGGGCGTCCAAGAGGCACTTGACCTTGCCGGATCACGCTGCCGCTGGCGTAGTCCAGGCCGGATCTGTGGAGAGCCCGGCGCAGCACCGTCTACAGGTCCATATCTCTTACAGTCTTACTCTACCTTATTCCTTGAAGTTCACGGCTTCCATTGCTCTTCAGTTCTGGTTAGTAGTTGGAAAATGTAAAagtatctgacgaagcacatgagCATTCCACAGTGGCCATGTAACTAAATTCTGAATGTTGCTTCGTTATGCTTAATGGAGTAGGTGGGCAACTCCCTTTTGTCTAAGATTTTGCAAGTCTGTGATATCTGTATTATGTAAAACAGGTCGTGACTGATTCTGCAGTTGCTGATTCGATTTTTTTTTTTGCTTCCAATGCTTTGTTAGATTGATAAGGGCCGGAGCTTCAATGACGAATCTACTATTCAGCACACAGCCCAACTCGACAAGCACTAGCCATGTCAACAGGCACTCAGGGGCATGCTCGCCTCGGCAGTCATCAAGGTGGCAATAGAACACTTGAATTCTACCATTTTAGGCGAGATCAAGCTGCACAGGAATATGAGGAACGATATGGAGAACATGAAGATGACGCTGGAGTCGGTGGACGCTGTGCTCCGCGACGCTGAGAGGGAGTCTATCAAGCATAGGTCCATGCTTCTGTGGCTGAAGCAACTTAAGGATGCCGCGAACGACATCTCTCACATGcttgaagattttgaagatgaAACCGACCTCAACCTGGTATGCAAGATTCTGATTTGGTCACTATCAATCTTGATCTGAATGTTGTTGTTTAATAACATATGAATATTTTTAGATAATGAACTACATCTAAAACTTTTTTATGTACTGAAGTAGATCTGAACCTCACTGTTGGAGTTGATCTTTGAGTCGATGTTAAGTAAAAGCTACTTATACTTGTTGATGCCAAGACCACCTTTTCATTCCTGAATGTCCCTGTTTTCTTATGTTTCACAAATAGTAAGCTATGTCCACAAATATCATGATTTGATTGAGGGGAAAGTGAAGTAATACTAGTCTGGTATCCCAAGTGTAATATCAGTTTATGCACTGTTTTTTGTCAAGCACCTGATTGAAACAAGACAGAAGGACCAAAATTATCTACACTTGCTCACTAAGTAGAAATTTGCTACTGCAACCCTTCTGGTTTAGGAAAGTGACAGTTTTCAGAAATTGTTTAGACGGAGGGAAGAAAATACAACATATCCCTTTATTCTGCACATTAGTGTACGATGGAGCAGTTGTAGGACGTTGTTTTTTCTCTTCGATGTTCTTTTCCAGGTGAAATCCATGGCTGCTTCCTAAAACTTAAAATCTGTAAGCAGATGTTTCAATTGCCAAAAGATGGTTGTTGTTCTGCGACTAGACTGGCCATCGAGCTTTAAATTTTAGGTGTAATCTCAAGATATTGCAATTGAACTCTTCTTAAGGTAATTCTCTGTTTTATCTGAACTCACTAAGATTATTTGCTTTTTCTTTGGTCTTTTGCGCATTTAAATTGCCAGAGAAAATTTTGCCAATCTCTTTAATTTTCACACAGAGCTAAGGTGTTCCCCATTTATAATTTAGAGACAAGCATCTTGTCAAAGCTTAGGCTTACAATGGAGACACCATCAATGGCAATTCCAAAGTTCTGTGCCTGATCTGTCAGTATCTTTCTAATCTCCCACCTCATGCGCTGAAATTAAAGGGGAAAAGGAGCAAACAATGAGCACCCACAAGTAATATATTCTGCCAAATATATACAAGCATTCCTACACAATGCTAGTAATCATCGTTGTGTAGAATGGCGCCATACATTGTGGAGCAAGGCCAGAACTATGTTTCTTCACCTACATTTGCACAGATGAGCAATTGTTGTCTTCTTGCCTTTTTCAGGTATTTGACAATGTTGGCTCTTGGGCTGCCCAATTGATCACTGAAGCTGGTGGCAAGGTGGTCTCCATCAGAGATGTCACAGGGGCTGTGAAGAACTCTAATGGCATTGACATAGCCAAGCTGATGAAGCACTCGGCAGAGAACCGTGGGATCAAGGGCTCCGACAAAAGGCGACGCCGTCGACCGACCTCGCTGCTCACGGAAGTGCGACGTGCTCATCCCGGCAACTCTGGGAGGAGTCATAAACAagtaatcttcttcttcctcgtcccaGCTCACTTCATCCTATCTTCTATCAGATTAATGCTCTGAAGCTCAGTTAGAGTATCCTCCTGGCTGTTACTTTTTTTCTGTATCTGAAAATATTTTTGTTAATAAATAGTCCTTTCGATTTTCTTGTTCTCCTAGGGACAATGTTGATGCCATCAAAGCAAAGTACATCATCGAGGCTGCTAACCAGCCAACAGACTCCGAGGCCGAAGAGGCAAGAACACCAACATTTTGGCACAAAACTAAGCTGCATTTGCTGACACATTTCACACATTGACTGGCAGTAGAGAAGTGTACATGTCCGCGCTGCAGATTCTGGCAAAGAAGGGCGTGCTGATCCTACCGGACATCGTGGCCAACTCCGGCGGAGTGATGGTGAGCTACTTCGAGTGGGTGCAGAACATCCAGGGGTCCATACTTGTAGACCTGAATGACTAAGATCGATACTTGTCATCTTGAACAACTAAGATTGAAGTAGTGAGCCCGAACGAGTAGGACCGACAGTAGTAAACCCGAATGACTAAGACCAATACTTGTGGGCCCGATGTCTAAGACCAATACTTGTGATTTTGGACAATTAATATCAAAAGTAGTGTGCCTGAACGAATAAGATCAATAGTGTCCGATCACGCTAATAATATCATGGGTCGTCCAAATCCATAACTAGCACTATGGGTCATTTGGACTCACAACTAACACTATAGTCGTTTGGCCCCCAACTAGCACTATGGGTCACCTGAACCCAGAACTTAGCACTATTTATGATCTTGATCTATAAGCATCATGATTGGTTGTCCGGTCCCATAACTAGCACTAGGTTCGTCTGATCCCACAACTAGCACTATGTGTTGTCCAATCCCATAATTATCATATGGGCCGTGTAATGCGACTACTAGCACCATGGTTCATTTGAACCCAAAACTACCAGTATGGGTAATCTGAACCAGCAACTACCATTAAAGACCGTCCTGATACACAACTATCACTACGGGTCGTGTGTGGTAATCTAAACCAGCAACTACCATTAAAGACCGTCCTGATACACAACTATCACTATGGGTCGTGTGTTTCTTCTACTAAACTAGAGGTAGTCCTGACACACAACTACCACTATGAGTCGTCCGAACAACGGCTAGCACCATGGGTCATCTGGACTAACAAACGGCTAGCACCATGGGTCATCCGGACTAACAACTACCGCTACGGGTCATCCAGACCACGACTAGCACAAATGGGCCATACTGACCCACAATTAGCACCATGAGTCATCCGATACTACTACTAGAACTATGGGTCGTCGAAACCCATGACTACTAATATGGGGAATCTGGATCCACAACTAGCACCATGGGGCGTCAGAACCAGTACTACCACTATGGGTCATACAGACTCTCGGCTACCCTTACATATACTACCAACAACTACCACTGGGGGCATACGGACCGACCACTACCACTTTAGGACGTGTGGATCCACAAATACCATAATGGGTACAAGTCGTCTTGGTCCACAAGTACCGTTACGACCCATCCAGACTCACAAGCAGCATGGAGCTAACATGCACCTGAACCTGATCAACATCATTGGTTATTTTTTGCATGGAACATGTTGTTACAATGCTAAGATCTATAGTGAAGTTTAACTAACATCTCCTAAATTGGTACCCGTGGAATTATTTTGGAACTTTTATTTTTCTGACTTTTTTTGCATTTGAGCCAAAGAATGCTCCTGGATTTGAATTTTGCTTTTAGTTTTTTTCATGTTCGAGAAAACTTCTTCAAATCTGAAATCTTGTTTTCTGGGCAAATTTTGAGCCAAAATGGTCCTGAATTTGAATTTTGCTTCTGTCTTTTTTTATTCGCCAAAACTTCTAAAAAGTTTC is a window encoding:
- the LOC123040841 gene encoding uncharacterized protein, with the protein product MLASAVIKVAIEHLNSTILGEIKLHRNMRNDMENMKMTLESVDAVLRDAERESIKHRSMLLWLKQLKDAANDISHMLEDFEDETDLNLVFDNVGSWAAQLITEAGGKVVSIRDVTGAVKNSNGIDIAKLMKHSAENRGIKGSDKRRRRRPTSLLTEVRRAHPGNSGRSHKQGQC